One part of the Paenibacillus silvisoli genome encodes these proteins:
- a CDS encoding YlzJ-like family protein, with protein MTIYSTMPLELVYDGINNQPGPYVAIHFGDVQLQIEAVSPGVGRIVRLLDGPLDAYLRPELSPGTMVAFGLPPS; from the coding sequence ATGACGATTTACTCGACGATGCCGCTTGAGCTCGTTTACGATGGTATCAACAATCAGCCAGGACCGTATGTGGCGATACACTTCGGAGATGTTCAGCTGCAAATCGAAGCTGTCTCTCCTGGAGTCGGTCGCATCGTCCGGCTGCTTGACGGGCCTTTGGACGCTTATCTGCGCCCCGAGTTATCGCCTGGGACGATGGTCGCATTCGGCCTGCCGCCGTCGTAG
- a CDS encoding FtsK/SpoIIIE family DNA translocase: MAKKKKKRRSSIGTSLKYEVYGILLITVSIIALSGEATVGRSLSKLFGLLLGKFYFVLPIVGIYVGLAVMVKRAWPTGWSTRKTGVLLAVLASTLWSSVAVMDQKTEPTGGLTASYILTQLGGDIRGALIVPSQEVQADGLVPTISGGYIGAIQYTLLYWLFGYFGAKFIMIVMFAIAVMLMTGKSYVDLLRTARIKGGRFWSLLRVKLFTRRQPLAASAAKAGGGKGAIVALDDFDDDDDDDYEPVHKPRAKKKSRFPIFSWFNEVPNPGGEDPHDSEWQMDDGHQAEPKSKAGRNAWQDMDDDDEQGWQANVLEQIEERPAMQPQTVQPAKWELPYDDDAANDEQEVLTDFRSTEQADSLTEDEPEEFEVEEAKQLPSNLPESPAMMQDELGSNEGSGSIDKPMPMEKPYVLPSLALLQKQSGSGKNSEAADTMETEARRTLEATLESFGVRAKVLGVARGPAVTRYEVQPATGVKVSRIVGLTDDIALALAAKDIRMEAPIPGKSAIGIEVPNTEISVVTMREVMETALFQNASSKLSIAFGRDISGQPIVANLAKMPHLLVAGATGSGKSVCINGIITSILYKARPDEVKLLMIDPKMVELNMYNGIPHLLAPVVTDPRRASLALKKIVVEMEKRYELFSKSGTRNIEGYNTLMADNPSAVLPYIVVIVDELADLMMVAANDVEDAICRLAQMARASGIHLIIATQRPSVDVITGLIKANIPSRIAFAVSSQVDSRTILDGVGAEKLLGRGDMLFLPVGLSKPLRVQQAFLSDQEVEAVVAYARGQGEAEYKEDLVPEVDDTVAENEDVLDELYDQAVRIVLEAKQASVSLLQRRMRIGYTRAARLIDQMEARSIVGPYEGSKPREVLLTIDQYDTGKISS, translated from the coding sequence TTGGCGAAGAAAAAGAAGAAGCGCAGAAGCTCGATCGGGACGAGCCTGAAGTACGAGGTTTATGGCATTTTGCTCATAACCGTATCAATCATCGCGCTTTCCGGCGAAGCGACGGTCGGCCGTTCCTTGTCTAAATTGTTCGGTTTGTTATTAGGCAAATTTTATTTCGTGCTGCCGATCGTCGGCATTTACGTTGGACTTGCCGTTATGGTGAAACGCGCGTGGCCGACGGGCTGGTCGACGCGGAAAACGGGCGTACTGCTGGCAGTCCTCGCAAGCACGCTGTGGAGCTCCGTTGCCGTCATGGATCAGAAGACGGAACCGACGGGCGGACTGACGGCATCCTATATCTTGACCCAGCTTGGCGGCGACATCCGAGGCGCGCTAATTGTGCCTTCGCAGGAAGTGCAGGCGGACGGCCTCGTGCCGACCATCAGCGGCGGTTACATCGGAGCGATCCAGTATACGCTGCTCTATTGGCTGTTCGGCTATTTCGGCGCCAAGTTTATTATGATCGTCATGTTCGCGATCGCGGTCATGCTGATGACGGGCAAATCCTACGTTGATCTGCTGCGTACAGCGAGAATTAAAGGCGGACGGTTCTGGTCGCTGCTGCGGGTGAAGCTGTTCACGAGGCGTCAGCCGCTGGCGGCTTCCGCAGCGAAAGCGGGCGGCGGCAAAGGCGCGATCGTCGCATTGGACGATTTCGATGACGACGATGACGATGATTATGAACCGGTACATAAGCCGCGCGCGAAGAAGAAGAGCAGGTTCCCGATATTCTCCTGGTTCAATGAAGTGCCGAATCCAGGGGGAGAGGACCCGCATGATTCCGAATGGCAAATGGACGATGGCCATCAAGCGGAACCGAAATCGAAAGCAGGCCGCAATGCATGGCAGGATATGGATGATGATGACGAACAAGGCTGGCAAGCCAATGTGCTGGAGCAGATCGAAGAAAGACCTGCCATGCAGCCGCAGACTGTTCAACCGGCAAAGTGGGAGCTTCCTTACGATGACGATGCCGCGAATGACGAGCAAGAGGTATTGACCGATTTCCGTTCGACCGAGCAAGCCGATTCGTTGACAGAAGACGAGCCGGAAGAGTTCGAGGTGGAAGAGGCGAAGCAGCTGCCGTCGAATTTGCCGGAAAGTCCGGCGATGATGCAGGACGAGCTCGGTTCGAATGAAGGCTCGGGCAGCATTGACAAACCGATGCCTATGGAAAAGCCTTACGTGTTGCCTTCTCTTGCGCTTCTCCAGAAGCAAAGCGGCAGCGGCAAGAACAGCGAAGCTGCCGACACGATGGAAACGGAAGCGCGGCGCACGCTGGAAGCAACGCTCGAGAGCTTTGGCGTACGGGCTAAGGTGCTAGGCGTCGCGAGAGGGCCTGCCGTGACTCGATATGAGGTGCAGCCTGCGACCGGCGTTAAGGTCAGCCGAATCGTTGGGCTTACCGACGATATCGCTTTGGCGCTTGCCGCGAAGGATATTCGGATGGAAGCGCCGATTCCGGGTAAATCCGCGATCGGCATCGAGGTGCCGAATACGGAGATTTCCGTCGTTACGATGCGCGAAGTGATGGAAACGGCCTTATTCCAGAATGCAAGCTCTAAGCTGTCCATCGCATTCGGGCGGGACATTTCCGGCCAGCCGATCGTAGCCAACCTGGCGAAGATGCCGCATTTGCTCGTAGCCGGCGCGACGGGCTCGGGTAAATCCGTCTGCATCAACGGCATTATCACGAGTATTTTGTACAAAGCACGTCCGGATGAAGTCAAGCTGCTCATGATCGACCCGAAAATGGTCGAGCTGAATATGTACAATGGCATTCCGCATTTGCTGGCGCCGGTTGTGACCGATCCTAGACGCGCCTCCCTGGCGTTGAAGAAGATCGTCGTCGAGATGGAAAAGCGCTATGAGCTGTTTTCCAAGTCCGGTACCCGGAATATCGAAGGCTACAATACGCTCATGGCGGACAACCCGTCCGCGGTGCTGCCGTATATCGTAGTTATCGTGGACGAGCTTGCGGACCTGATGATGGTAGCCGCGAACGACGTGGAGGACGCGATTTGCCGGCTTGCGCAAATGGCGCGCGCCTCGGGCATCCATCTCATCATCGCCACCCAGCGTCCATCGGTTGACGTTATTACGGGGCTTATCAAAGCCAACATTCCATCGCGGATCGCGTTCGCCGTTTCTTCGCAAGTCGATTCTCGAACGATTCTAGATGGGGTCGGCGCGGAGAAGCTTCTCGGACGCGGGGATATGCTGTTCCTGCCGGTTGGTTTGTCCAAGCCGCTTCGCGTGCAGCAAGCGTTCCTCTCCGACCAAGAGGTTGAAGCGGTCGTTGCCTATGCCCGCGGTCAAGGAGAAGCCGAGTACAAGGAGGATCTGGTGCCGGAGGTAGACGATACGGTGGCGGAAAACGAGGATGTGCTGGATGAGCTCTATGATCAAGCGGTCCGCATCGTTCTGGAAGCGAAGCAGGCTTCGGTTTCTTTGCTCCAGCGGCGCATGCGCATCGGCTACACGCGTGCCGCGAGGCTGATTGACCAGATGGAAGCGCGCAGTATTGTCGGCCCTTATGAAGGGAGCAAGCCGCGCGAAGTGCTGCTTACGATCGATCAATACGACACAGGAAAGATTAGCTCCTAA